One Mycolicibacterium parafortuitum DNA segment encodes these proteins:
- a CDS encoding RNase H family protein, which yields MAPKPGGSSRPIDIVPARARPVMSVALAVGGRGRSVFAYSACAEGHRWSGTVEAESVDTAVLDAIRRIRDGSDAERIRFVVQVPVRSALWALRDEVALLIPGVWIERPRLSDETLVRRACAGLREVTVPGPPVCVATDGSVRGRYTGYGWLADTGEYGLQGFRHSQKLIGPQVVLVAELRAIGAAVQRLRGRDITVLSDSKIAIGMAMRWKAGDFVLPEGYQVFRESGKTPGLVRAQQMIFEERERITLGWVPGHRGEPLNEGADALARLASRYALGDNALDGAEYHRRAEDLAATFSREFNRARTA from the coding sequence ATGGCACCTAAGCCTGGGGGCAGTTCTCGACCGATCGACATCGTGCCGGCGCGGGCGCGGCCGGTGATGTCGGTGGCCCTGGCAGTCGGGGGGCGAGGCCGGTCGGTGTTCGCGTACTCGGCCTGCGCCGAGGGGCACCGGTGGTCGGGAACGGTGGAGGCCGAGTCGGTCGACACCGCGGTGCTCGACGCGATCCGCCGGATCCGGGACGGGTCGGACGCGGAGCGGATCCGGTTCGTGGTGCAGGTGCCGGTGCGCAGCGCGTTGTGGGCGCTGCGCGACGAAGTCGCATTGCTGATCCCGGGGGTGTGGATCGAGCGGCCGCGGCTGTCGGACGAGACGCTGGTGCGCCGCGCGTGTGCGGGGCTGCGGGAGGTGACGGTGCCCGGGCCGCCGGTATGCGTCGCGACCGACGGGTCGGTGCGCGGCCGCTACACCGGCTACGGCTGGCTGGCGGATACGGGTGAGTACGGGCTGCAGGGTTTCCGGCATTCGCAGAAGCTGATCGGCCCGCAGGTGGTGCTGGTCGCCGAGTTGCGGGCGATCGGGGCGGCGGTGCAGAGGCTGCGCGGTCGCGACATCACGGTGCTCAGCGACAGCAAAATCGCGATCGGGATGGCGATGCGCTGGAAGGCAGGCGATTTCGTGCTTCCCGAGGGCTATCAGGTGTTCCGGGAGAGCGGTAAGACACCCGGTCTGGTGCGCGCGCAGCAGATGATCTTCGAGGAGCGGGAGCGCATCACGCTGGGGTGGGTGCCCGGGCACCGCGGTGAACCGTTGAACGAAGGCGCTGATGCGCTGGCCCGGTTGGCGTCACGGTACGCGTTGGGCGACAACGCTCTTGACGGTGCGGAGTATCACCGACGCGCCGAGGATCTGGCGGCGACGTTCTCCCGTGAGTTCAACCGGGCGCGGACGGCGTAG